A DNA window from Bombus vancouverensis nearcticus chromosome 6, iyBomVanc1_principal, whole genome shotgun sequence contains the following coding sequences:
- the LOC117155700 gene encoding putative U3 small nucleolar RNA-associated protein 11 — MSSWKKAAKATQKTHRERHQPETRKHLGLLEKKKDYIARARNYQEKQQTLKLLRKRALNKNPDEFYFHMINSKITGGVHKEKKKRKNHTPEQIQLMETQDIRYIAHKRNIEAKKINKLQSQLHMIDAANETKNKHTFFVDDLEEVKNFDLAKKLDTHPALISRRTNRPKLSKLKDMKLPDIDEASLRRIETDKHNAYKELQKRIERERELTIIQQKLEMQRALKDKKITKPKLISVGTKNAAPVYKWKFERKR, encoded by the coding sequence ATGTCTTCATGGAAGAAAGCAGCAAAAGCCACACAGAAGACTCATCGCGAGAGACATCAACCAGAGACTCGCAAGCACTTGGGTCTtttggagaaaaagaaagattataTTGCCAGAGCCAGAAATTATCAAGAAAAACAACAAACTTTAAAACTTTTGCGTAAACGTGCCCTAAACAAAAACCCAGATGAATTTTATTTCCATATGATCAATTCCAAAATTACCGGAGGTGttcataaagaaaaaaaaaaacgtaaaaaTCATACACCGGAACAAATACAGCTAATGGAGACGCAAGATATTAGATACATTGCTCACAAGAGAAACATAGAAGCAAAGAAAATAAACAAGCTTCAGAGTCAACTGCATATGATAGATGCTGCAAATGAAACCAAGAATAAACATACCTTTTTTGTAGACGATTTGGAGGAAGTCAAAAACTTTGATCTTGCTAAGAAACTGGATACACACCCAGCATTGATATCCAGACGCACAAACAGACcaaaattaagtaaattaaaagatatgaaaTTACCAGACATAGATGAGGCAAGCTTGAGAAGAATTGAAACTGATAAACACAATGCTTACAAAGAATTACAAAAGAggatagagagagaaagggaattGACTATTATACAACAAAAATTAGAAATGCAAAGAGcactaaaagataaaaaaattactAAACCAAAACTAATAAGCGTAGGAACAAAGAATGCTGCTCCTGTTTACAAAtggaaatttgaaagaaaacgATAA
- the LOC117155703 gene encoding uncharacterized protein LOC117155703: protein MNSKVCGVLISFWLRLIFYWTVGATEGRIPVSKGFLAYRTVQTFQTYCTCNTSYSCSCCQSVFILYTKAEKKLCVNLTYQRNGLNIDMALNSDTLRSRTITNYKPLKFCTNIPGCYFSSACVNILELNKFPRSITACLRLDIFSKKRLWQLNYDCVSISMELPTIPGNGTTSTTMNAGMTSVMSTQTTTMRTVETEETTSTDVEIITVPGCRPTTVVDID, encoded by the exons ATGAATTCCAAAGTATGTGGCGTCCTGATTTCATTTTGGTtacgtttaattttttattggaCGGTTGGTGCTACGGAAGGAa GAATCCCCGTATCTAAAGGGTTCTTGGCTTATAGAACTGTTCAGACGTTTCAGACATATTGTACCTGTAATACATCTTATTCTTGCTCCTGCTGTCAAagtgtttttattttatacaccAAAGCTGAAAAAAAGC TTTGCGTTAATCTTACTTATCAAAGAAATGGGCTAAATATTGATATGGCGTTGAACTCCGATACATTAAGAAGTAGAACAATCACAAACTATAAGCCATTAAAGTTCTGCACTAATATACCAGGATGTTACTTTTCATCTGCATGTGTAAATATATTGGAACTCAATAAATTTCCCAG ATCAATCACTGCTTGCCTTCGACTGGATATCTTCTCTAAGAAACGACTATGGCAATTAAATTACGACTGCGTTAGCATATCGATGGAGTTGCCTACAATACCAGGTAACGGAACGACGTCGACGACAATGAACGCAGGAATGACATCGGTAATGAGCACTCAAACGACGACGATGAGAACGGTGGAAACTGAAGAAACTACATCAACGGATGTAGAAATAATAACAGTACCAGGATGTAGACCAACAACAGTCGTAGATATTGATTAa
- the LOC117155701 gene encoding uncharacterized protein LOC117155701, with product MRAACLLLFFAVLCIQSSLQRINKRASDSERTLETSVDNDILAVTKNGDSKKNEEDWNTKKLHELLKQVTNSTSNTTTQVTATKQGPCQCGGGVCGCCSRILFDTWKQKACVNVTYDPDEFSFTAKISMNNRVLYTRTISGKNPRPICVPVPRIPIVKACVRFYNIYFQGRNIHACINMEGKFQDFTIFKVGLDCIRFGVNGLALVKPEDGGGLGQIEFLPGDDDDEDEDDYDYDDDDDDDDDLLDF from the exons ATGAGGGCTGCCTGTTTGCTACTCTTCTTCGCTGTTCTTTGCATTCAAAGCTCCTTGCAACGGATTAACAAGAGAGCTTCTGATTCGGAGAGAACGTTAGAAACATCCGTAGACAATGACATATTGGCCGTTACGAAAAACGGCGATTCCAAGAAGAATGAAGAAGATTGGAATACAAAGAAATTACACGAATTGCTGAAACAAGTGACGAATTCTACGTCGAACACCACGACTCAGGTGACCGCCACGAAACAAGGTCCTTGTCAATGCGGAGGAGGTGTCTGCGGTTGTTGTTCTAGAATTTTATTCGACACTTGGAAACAGAAAGCATGCGTGAATGTGACGTACGATCCGGATGAGTTTAGCTttaccgcgaagatttcgatgaataATAGAGTTCTGTATACAAGAACCATATCTG GAAAGAATCCTCGGCCAATATGTGTGCCAGTGCCACGAATTCCAATCGTTAAAGCGTGTGTTcgattttataacatttatttccAGGGCAGAAATATTCATGCGTGTATAAATATGGAGGGAAAGTTTCAAGATTTCACGATATTTAAG GTCGGATTAGATTGCATTAGATTCGGTGTAAACGGTTTGGCTCTGGTAAAGCCAGAGGACGGAGGTGGATTAGGTCAAATAGAATTCTTACCAGGTGATGACGATGATGAGGATGAAGACGATTATGattacgacgacgacgacgacgatgacgacgatttACTTGATTTCTGA
- the LOC117155704 gene encoding uncharacterized protein LOC117155704, which produces MLFKLLNIFVTLLLVQAAWSAALHDEDIEASQEVQSNLVSYYDPYTGTELDVDTSDALVAMIQQRSLCKSEQNGYGCCVGVHVKNMKASLCAKLVNGNDPKLEITVNGKTIFSHSAKANTPEMCGNIFEGVKVCEQTQVSVVDNGLRVCANIRLKYAFFKSHINIPCFTIGKHGISANNFAQLENQQEMESKMYDEINFEQ; this is translated from the exons ATGTTGTTCAAATTGTTGAACATCTTCGTGACACTCCTCCTGGTACAGGCTGCTTGGAGCGCTGCGTTGCAcgatgaagatatcgaagcttcTCAAGAAg TCCAGTCCAACTTAGTGTCGTATTATGATCCGTACACCGGAACTGAATTAGATGTAGACACGAGCGATGCTCTTGTTGCAATGATACAACAACGTTCGCTATGCAAAAGTGAACAGAACGGTTATGGCTGTTGCGTTGGTGTTCATGTCAAAAACATGAAAGCTTCATTATGTGCAAAACTTGTCAACGGTAACGACCCTAAGCTTGAAATAACCGTAAACGGAAAAACGATCTTCTCGCATTCAGCGAAAG CGAACACACCTGAAATGTGTGGTAACATTTTCGAAGGAGTAAAAGTTTGCGAACAAACACAAGTCTCTGTTGTTGACAATGGTTTACGGGTTTGCGCGAACATCAGACTTAAATACGCTTTCTTTAAGAGTCACATAAACATCCCATGCTTTACTATTGGCAAACATGGTATCTCCGCGAACAATTTCGCACAGTTAGAGAATCAACAGGAAATGGAATCGAAAATGTACGACGAAATAAATTTCGAGCAGTAG
- the LOC117155696 gene encoding uncharacterized protein LOC117155696, with product MFKLCSVFVTLLLVQTAWCSTSHDKNIKALQQVLANSVTYYDPNTGTELNEEIIDLKLNNSIATKIYRRSLCDCKKNSCNCCVGIRFVGFNGPVCIRITIDTDSKAIITANGDPILTHRFRMHPRPICVGLSNLINICGQFDFYYINNHLRSCTSIDLQFLFLRFSGFRFPCVQIGDDGISIASLGLLPNQIGTESEDQVTNPEIYDEVDFEQQDLEVHDNQMLMLTPEQEAQIGQLKLRSLRTN from the exons ATGTTCAAATTGTGCAGCGTTTTTGTGACACTCCTCCTAGTACAGACAGCCTGGTGTTCTACGTCTcacgataaaaatattaaagctCTTCAACAAG TTCTGGCCAATTCAGTGACGTACTATGACCCGAATACCGGAACTGAGCTAAACGAAGAGATAATCGATTTAAAACTAAATAATTCGATTGCTACAAAGATATATCGACGTTCGCTATGCGACTGTAAGAAGAACAGTTGTAACTGTTGCGTCGGTATTCGTTTCGTTGGTTTTAATGGCCCAGTGTGTATTAGAATTACAATCGATACAGACAGTAAAGCTATCATAACCGCAAACGGAGACCCAATATTAACACATCGCTTTAGAa tgCATCCACGCCCGATATGTGTTGGTCTTTCCAACCTTATAAATATTTGCGGTCAATTCgacttttattatattaataaccaTTTGCGATCTTGTACGAGCATCGATCTTCAGTTTCTCTTCCTTCGATTTTCGGGATTCCGATTTCCATGCGTTCAAATTGGCGATGACGGGATCTCTATTGCTAGTCTAGGACTGTTACCGAATCAGATTGGCACGGAGTCAGAGGATCAAGTAACCAACCCGGAAATATACGACGAAGTAGATTTCGAACAGCAGGATCTGGAAGTTCATGACAATCAGATGTTAATGTTGACTCCCGAGCAAGAGGCACAAATTGGACAATTAAAATTGCGATCACTAAGAACGAATTAA
- the LOC143302842 gene encoding uncharacterized protein LOC143302842: MRLSMVVELLLIVLLIAFAAYGRVIERDEKAEDRAIRDVSGSEQSNVGISTLSLKQATDNVNRYCTCNENICNCCRDFHIPLVQLQGPGCASLQYLQGDNLAVQLSFGDNILTSTIVNGKNPKPVCVPLPGGFTKFCGRIYSIKRDAKNHFKACLGLELQSATELEASLRVSCFRFGPDGLKLRPAEPLPVVEAEAPEEDDDDDFFGLGSDDDDEDDDAEDNAPLANSVPNSSAEEDEEEDDDEDVLGFGALLDIITGEDETATKKPKVTTPPPLLHFTIPILSKPTSSPVDSNVASNVATNDFEEDNEYNQETSNMSGEGNIEINEESAATDTTGSEAEEIVTQVSNKIASYTKPDKTPIKKFTAVDTSTKKPSITSSSINAIENETNKKKKPLKKPIKGEEDDDDDILGDSLDDDDDDDDEDEEILNDDDDDNEKDSEAEEDEDEKVDGSEHENHEDEDEKGEIEDLDDDDDEEDAVISALVYDEKENGKKKGKVKKHHQSSEAYDDDSDYELGLTGLLARSRHSRDNRQSKEMRF; this comes from the exons ATGCGGCTGTCGATGGTGGTCGAGTTGTTACTGATCGTCCTTCTGATCGCGTTCGCCGCTTACGGCAGAGTGATCG AGCGCGATGAGAAAGCAGAAGATAGAGCGATCAGGGATGTGAGCGGTTCTGAACAGAGTAACGTCGGTATATCGACGTTATCGTTGAAACAGGCAACCGACAACGTGAACAGATACTGCACTTGCAATGAGAACATATGCAATTGCTGCAGAGACTTCCATATACCGTTGGTGCAATTACAAGGACCAG GATGTGCATCATTGCAATACTTGCAAGGGGATAATTTGGCGGTGCAGCTTAGCTTCGGTGATAACATTCTAACAAGCACAATCGTAAATG GAAAGAATCCAAAGCCCGTATGCGTCCCGTTACCTGGAGGGTTTACGAAATTCTGTGGAAGAATTTATTCCATTAAACGGGATGCTAAAAATCACTTCAAAGCCTGCCTTGGACTGGAATTACAATCAGCGACAGAACTCGAGGCTAGTTTACGCGTTAGCTGCTTTAG ATTTGGCCCTGACGGTCTAAAGTTGCGCCCAGCAGAACCACTTCCGGTAGTGGAAGCCGAGGCCCCGGAAGAAGACGACGATGACGATTTCTTTGGCCTCGGTTCGGACGATGACGACGAAGACGATGATGCCGAGGATAATGCACCGTTGGCTAACTCCGTACCAAATTCTTCCGCggaagaagacgaggaagaagacgacgacgaagatGTTCTTGGATTCGGAGCTCTATTAGATATTATAACTGGCGAAGACGAGACCGCAACGAAGAAACCAAAAGTAACAACGCCTCCGCCTCTTCTCCACTTCACGATTCCAATTCTAAGTAAGCCGACATCGTCACCAGTAGATTCTAACGTCGCAAGTAACGTTGCCACTAACGATTTCGAAGAGGACAACGAGTATAATCAAGAAACCTCGAACATGAGCGGAGAAGGCAATATCGAAATAAATGAGGAATCTGCAGCGACCGATACGACGGGTAGCGAAGCCGAAGAGATCGTCACACAGGTCTCCAATAAGATAGCTTCCTATACGAAGCCGGATAAAACACCGATTAAGAAATTCACAGCGGTTGATACGAGTACGAAAAAGCCAAGCATCACGAGCTCCAGCATCAACGCAATCGAAAATGAAacgaacaagaagaagaaaccCTTGAAGAAACCGATTAAGGGCGAAGAAGACGACGATGACGATATTCTAGGAGATAGTCtagacgacgatgacgacgacgacgatgaggatgaagagattttaaacgacgacgacgatgataaCGAGAAGGACAGCGAAGCAGAGGAGGACGAAGATGAGAAGGTTGACGGAAGTGAACACGAGAATCACGAGGACGAAGACGAGAAAGGCGAGATCGAAGATTtagatgacgacgacgacgaagaagatGCAGTGATCAGCGCGTTGGTTTATGACGAAAAAGAGAATGGAAAGAAGAAGGGCAAAGTGAAGAAGCATCACCAGTCTTCCGAAGCTTACGATGATGACTCGGATTATGAATTAGGCTTGACCGGGCTTTTGGCAAGAAGCAGGCATTCGAGAGACAATCGTCAGAGCAAAGAAATGAGATTCTAA
- the LOC143302876 gene encoding uncharacterized protein LOC143302876 has product MAVRFTILVLLTTAVVVVSSAGLLETLLSWDIPDAVGRSTAPQSQCLCQTSNCLCCIDLNLTTAIGGGLVVDDLDGRACINIKQKEQNISLNLSYGDNPVHNATIKIVDASNRPTCMNLLSDLAQICAKFTSIKQAEAGYDGCLVIEPALLGTPQATYHMGCFNFNQVVRQIEAPATIETTETTETTEDEEDSLNTEEFIAAVSASAEQGIALFSQWLGLNLNPKLNLTNRNNHQEASSQRAIPSTTSRSARVHWDQEEKNDERFKQLLSAQDNVLKGSATIGQSNGAETTFVYSKPSELFSSEKSSNDRRIEQMEIEPQHLAVVPKESRRGGRAYNIHQHVNEI; this is encoded by the exons ATGGCCGTCAGGTTCACGATTCTGGTGCTGTTGACCACCGCCGTCGTCGTGGTGTCTTCCGCTGGACTGCTCG AGACGCTACTTTCCTGGGATATTCCGGACGCCGTGGGCAGATCAACCGCGCCGCAGTCGCAATGTCTTTGTCAAACTTCCAATTGTTTGTGTTGCATCGATCTAAATCTGACGACGGCGATCGGTGGTGGTCTCGTGGTGGACGACTTGGATGGTCGAGCGTGCATCAACATCAAGCAGAAGGAGCAGAATATCTCGTTGAACCTCAGCTACGGCGATAATCCCGTACACAATGCTACCATTAAGATCG TGGACGCATCCAACAGGCCAACCTGCATGAACCTTCTGTCAGACCTGGCGCAAATATGCGCGAAATTTACGTCGATTAAGCAGGCGGAAGCTGGTTACGACGGTTGCCTGGTAATCGAGCCCGCACTGCTGGGCACACCGCAAGCCACTTACCACATGGGATGCTTCAATTTCAATCAGGTGGTGCGACAGATCGAAGCCCCTGC CACTATCGAGACGACGGAAACCACCGAGACTACAGAGGACGAGGAGGATTCGTTGAACACGGAGGAATTCATAGCAGCGGTTTCAGCCAGCGCGGAACAAGGGATAGCTCTCTTCTCTCAATGGCTTGGACTTAATCTGAATCCAAAACTGAACCTGACCAACAGGAACAATCATCAAGAAGCAAGCAGCCAACGTGCCATCCCATCCACAACTTCCAGGTCTGCTCGAGTTCATTGGGATCAAGAAGAGAAGAACGACGAACGATTCAAGCAACTGCTCAGTGCGCAAGACAACGTGTTGAAGGGTTCAGCTACGATTGGCCAATCGAACGGAGCTGAGACGACGTTCGTTTATTCGAAACCCTCTGAATTATTCTCGTCGGAGAAAAGCTCGAACGATAGAAGGATCGAGCAAATGGAGATCGAGCCGCAGCACCTGGCCGTGGTGCCGAAGGAGTCGAGAAGAGGCGGAAGGGCATACAATATTCATCAGCACGTGAACGAGATCTGA